In Nocardioides cavernae, a single genomic region encodes these proteins:
- a CDS encoding protein-L-isoaspartate O-methyltransferase family protein: MDQVTAAFDATPRRDFLPRAVRRRASYDGPLGIAAGQTNSQPRTVDDMLRLLDVRAGQRVLDVGAGSGWTTALLAHLVGPAGSVLGVELEPELVSFGSGNLARTDRPWASIRQAEPGVLGDADGAPYDRILVSAMADALPVALVDQLADDGVLVVPVDGTMLRVTNPGAVVTAHGRYRFVPLR, from the coding sequence ATGGATCAGGTCACTGCGGCGTTCGACGCCACCCCGCGCCGGGACTTCCTCCCGCGCGCGGTGCGGCGTCGGGCGTCGTACGACGGTCCGCTGGGGATCGCGGCGGGCCAGACCAACTCCCAGCCCCGCACGGTCGACGACATGCTGCGGCTGCTCGACGTCCGCGCCGGGCAGCGGGTGCTCGACGTCGGGGCGGGGAGCGGGTGGACGACCGCGCTGCTGGCGCACCTGGTCGGGCCGGCCGGGTCCGTGCTCGGCGTCGAGCTGGAGCCGGAGCTGGTGTCGTTCGGCTCCGGCAACCTGGCGCGCACCGACCGCCCGTGGGCGTCGATCCGACAGGCCGAGCCCGGCGTGCTCGGCGACGCCGACGGAGCGCCGTACGACCGCATCCTCGTCTCCGCGATGGCCGACGCGCTGCCCGTCGCCCTGGTCGACCAGCTCGCCGACGACGGCGTCCTGGTGGTGCCGGTGGACGGGACGATGCTGCGGGTGACCAACCCGGGGGCCGTCGTCACCGCGCACGGGCGCTATCGGTTCGTGCCGCTGCGCTGA
- a CDS encoding Ig-like domain-containing protein, with product MSRPRNVRRVLGALVPALSLAVGATFAGALPSTAAGQTAEAATSAVPPATKGATIDWFDAKYASVAPGSVFETATLERFEYLLKKPGKFAFVIGGPQDATLQNALGHIDAVAKANGITKVYNFDPRLDGKDLDVFDPSRLELSDAGKAFVGKYGTALVDNYLGKDAETPFTQAHAQDPYLFVYDGSGGDTNRITAALTAPVATGDLDTPAEVTAYREDVAEVLTSAGTLGVDTQFDFLGGEHNRRHDVRYPDDTKFGGDIFDASDAADGFRVQSVTYPELLHILQSPGDFALLFGGTWCHNTAAIIKATNKAAQQNGIKTVYAFDFVLNTNDPTASNGSGNLLHIRDNALVGAEAVNSRPSYLYGDLVNTYLSNAFTQYRKTGDPGTANVNPVRYYPGGDPSGTLAEARKIQVGHLLTYNKDHKDAQGNPAPVLDQAIRKNADGTFTEYMTEWWYVQGQDLPRTNTTLIGNAPSASEANLNAMENQRAFAKEGIGRVRDVLAVLGGGHASTVSATFAESVAPGVVTPVQVSVTAPDYSGFRSLNTANAGTAPASTVDKPTGRIEVREGATVLTSADLVDGAAAVSLPALAAGSHSLTFHYSGSADGIVRESTATRSVTATAPAPADKAVSTTTVSAASTTYGKAATVTVSVAATGAQPTGAVTLTGTGSDLTASLSGGKAVFTLPSSLGTGTRTLTASYAGDASVRTSTGTGTLVVGKARATSVKVTVKRKPTTTKAGKAVVKVVGVATGVAPTGKVLVKLTSGKVTKKVRATLVRGKAVVALPKVPRGSWKLAATYRGDANYDARSARVVKLGRLA from the coding sequence ATGTCCAGACCACGCAACGTACGCCGGGTGCTCGGCGCCCTCGTGCCAGCGCTGTCCCTGGCCGTCGGCGCCACCTTCGCCGGCGCGCTGCCGTCGACGGCCGCCGGTCAGACCGCAGAGGCGGCCACCTCCGCCGTACCTCCGGCGACCAAGGGCGCGACGATCGACTGGTTCGACGCCAAGTACGCGTCCGTCGCCCCCGGGTCGGTGTTCGAGACCGCCACCCTCGAGCGCTTCGAGTACCTGCTGAAGAAGCCCGGCAAGTTCGCCTTCGTCATCGGTGGCCCCCAGGACGCCACGCTGCAGAACGCGCTCGGCCACATCGACGCGGTGGCCAAGGCGAACGGGATCACGAAGGTCTACAACTTCGACCCCCGCCTCGACGGCAAGGACCTCGACGTCTTCGACCCCAGCCGCCTCGAGCTCTCCGACGCGGGCAAGGCCTTCGTCGGCAAGTACGGCACCGCGCTGGTCGACAACTACCTCGGCAAGGACGCCGAGACGCCGTTCACCCAGGCCCACGCCCAGGATCCCTACCTGTTCGTCTACGACGGGTCCGGTGGCGACACCAACAGGATCACGGCCGCCCTCACCGCCCCGGTCGCGACGGGCGACCTGGACACGCCCGCCGAGGTCACCGCCTACCGCGAGGACGTCGCCGAGGTGCTCACCTCGGCCGGCACGCTCGGCGTCGACACGCAGTTCGACTTCCTCGGCGGTGAGCACAACCGACGCCACGACGTGCGCTACCCCGACGACACCAAGTTCGGCGGCGACATCTTCGACGCCTCGGACGCAGCGGACGGGTTCCGCGTGCAGTCGGTGACCTACCCCGAGCTGCTGCACATCCTGCAGAGCCCCGGTGACTTCGCCCTGCTCTTCGGCGGCACCTGGTGCCACAACACGGCCGCGATCATCAAGGCCACCAACAAGGCCGCGCAGCAGAACGGCATCAAGACCGTGTACGCCTTCGACTTCGTGCTGAACACCAACGACCCGACGGCGTCCAACGGCAGCGGCAACCTGCTGCACATCCGCGACAACGCGCTCGTCGGCGCGGAGGCCGTCAACAGCCGCCCGTCGTACCTCTACGGCGACCTGGTCAACACCTATCTCTCCAACGCCTTCACCCAGTACCGCAAGACCGGCGACCCGGGCACGGCGAACGTCAACCCGGTGCGCTACTACCCCGGCGGGGACCCCTCGGGCACCCTCGCCGAGGCCCGCAAGATCCAGGTGGGCCACCTCCTGACGTACAACAAGGACCACAAGGACGCCCAGGGCAACCCGGCGCCGGTCCTCGACCAGGCGATCCGCAAGAACGCCGACGGGACCTTCACCGAGTACATGACCGAGTGGTGGTACGTCCAGGGACAGGACCTCCCGCGGACCAACACGACCCTCATCGGCAACGCGCCGAGTGCCTCCGAGGCCAACCTCAACGCGATGGAGAACCAGCGCGCGTTCGCCAAGGAGGGGATCGGTCGCGTCCGGGACGTGCTCGCCGTCCTCGGCGGCGGACACGCCAGCACCGTGTCGGCGACGTTCGCGGAGTCGGTCGCGCCCGGGGTCGTCACGCCGGTGCAGGTGAGCGTCACCGCTCCCGACTACAGCGGCTTCCGCTCGCTCAACACGGCGAACGCCGGCACCGCGCCGGCGAGCACGGTCGACAAGCCGACGGGTCGGATCGAGGTCCGCGAGGGTGCGACCGTCCTCACCTCCGCGGACCTCGTGGACGGGGCGGCCGCTGTCAGCCTCCCGGCACTGGCGGCCGGCAGCCACTCGCTGACGTTCCACTACAGCGGCTCCGCCGACGGCATCGTCCGCGAGTCCACCGCCACCCGGTCGGTGACCGCGACCGCACCCGCGCCTGCGGACAAGGCTGTGTCGACCACCACGGTCAGCGCCGCCTCCACGACCTACGGCAAGGCCGCCACCGTCACCGTCTCCGTCGCCGCGACCGGTGCCCAGCCCACTGGGGCGGTCACCCTCACCGGGACGGGGTCCGACCTCACCGCGTCGCTCAGCGGCGGCAAGGCGGTCTTCACCCTGCCGTCGTCGTTGGGCACCGGCACGCGGACGCTGACGGCGAGCTACGCCGGGGACGCGTCGGTGCGGACCTCGACCGGCACGGGCACCCTCGTGGTCGGCAAGGCCAGGGCGACGTCCGTCAAGGTCACGGTGAAGAGGAAGCCGACGACCACGAAGGCCGGCAAGGCTGTCGTCAAGGTCGTCGGTGTCGCCACCGGCGTCGCTCCCACCGGCAAGGTGCTGGTCAAGCTCACCTCGGGCAAGGTCACCAAGAAGGTCCGGGCCACCCTGGTCCGCGGCAAGGCCGTCGTGGCGCTGCCCAAGGTGCCCCGCGGCTCGTGGAAGCTGGCTGCCACCTACCGCGGTGACGCCAACTACGACGCCCGCTCGGCGCGGGTGGTCAAGCTCGGTCGCCTGGCCTGA
- a CDS encoding MmcQ/YjbR family DNA-binding protein: MALADRPLVPEEWVLRIDAVLGALPSCRQESAWTGTRWRVGGATVAHVFGGEDQLFRITFRGESDEVAAFEHMGGPYFRSGWGDNYIGLLLDDDTDWDELAELLTDSYCLQAPARLAEQVARPGV; the protein is encoded by the coding sequence GTGGCCCTCGCCGACCGTCCCCTCGTGCCCGAGGAGTGGGTGCTGCGCATCGACGCGGTGCTCGGCGCGCTCCCGAGCTGCCGGCAGGAGTCGGCGTGGACCGGCACGCGGTGGCGCGTGGGAGGTGCGACGGTGGCCCACGTCTTCGGAGGGGAGGACCAGCTCTTCCGGATCACCTTCCGCGGCGAGTCCGACGAGGTGGCCGCCTTCGAGCACATGGGTGGCCCCTACTTCCGCTCCGGTTGGGGCGACAACTACATCGGGCTGCTCCTCGACGACGACACCGACTGGGACGAGCTCGCCGAGCTGCTCACCGACTCCTACTGCCTCCAGGCGCCCGCACGCCTCGCCGAGCAGGTCGCCCGCCCCGGCGTCTGA
- a CDS encoding heparan-alpha-glucosaminide N-acetyltransferase domain-containing protein → MTGTQGGRLVGLDVARCLALLGMVATHVLDERTPAGDLTTAQWLAGGRASALFAVLAGVSLALMTREPLRGRPLALRTLGIAVRALLIGTLGLLLGGLDTGIAIILTYYGVLFVLGLPFTLLGVRSLLPLTVAWVALAPVVSHLVRPRLPERGFDSPTFQQLADPGQLASELLFTGYYPVVPWLAYLLAGLVLGRLDLRDTSLLGGLALGGLSVAVLATQVSRTLVDPAVASENATGMFGTTPADGDWSWLLLVAPHSATPFDLAQTIGSAVLVIALCLLVERLLPRPATAVLAVLFGAGAATLTLYSLHVVMRTEAVWPPEEPTTYLTHVVVLLAIGAGLRLLRVRGPLEAAASLPVRLARQSGRAAPQRSGTNR, encoded by the coding sequence ATGACCGGGACGCAGGGCGGCCGCCTCGTCGGGCTGGACGTCGCCCGGTGCCTCGCTCTGCTCGGCATGGTCGCCACCCACGTGCTCGACGAGCGCACGCCCGCGGGGGACCTCACCACCGCCCAGTGGCTGGCAGGGGGACGGGCGTCGGCGCTCTTCGCGGTGCTCGCCGGGGTGAGCCTCGCGCTGATGACCCGCGAGCCACTGCGGGGTCGGCCGCTCGCGCTGCGCACCCTCGGCATCGCCGTCCGGGCGCTGCTGATCGGGACGCTCGGGCTGCTGCTGGGCGGCCTGGACACCGGCATCGCGATCATCCTCACCTACTACGGCGTGCTGTTCGTCCTGGGCCTGCCGTTCACGCTCCTGGGCGTCCGCTCGCTCCTGCCGCTCACCGTCGCGTGGGTCGCCCTCGCGCCGGTGGTCTCGCACCTGGTGCGGCCGCGCCTGCCGGAGCGGGGGTTCGACAGCCCGACGTTCCAACAGCTGGCCGACCCCGGGCAGCTGGCGAGCGAGCTGCTGTTCACCGGCTACTACCCGGTCGTGCCGTGGCTGGCCTACCTCCTCGCCGGTCTGGTGCTCGGTCGCCTCGACCTGCGCGACACCTCGCTGCTCGGCGGCCTGGCCCTCGGCGGACTGTCGGTGGCGGTGCTCGCGACGCAGGTCTCGCGGACGCTCGTCGACCCGGCGGTGGCGTCGGAGAACGCGACCGGGATGTTCGGCACGACGCCCGCCGACGGCGACTGGAGCTGGCTGTTGCTCGTCGCGCCCCACTCGGCGACGCCGTTCGACCTCGCCCAGACCATCGGCAGCGCGGTCCTGGTGATCGCGCTCTGCCTGCTCGTGGAACGCCTGCTGCCCCGGCCGGCGACCGCCGTGCTCGCCGTCCTCTTCGGTGCCGGCGCCGCGACGCTCACGCTCTACTCGCTGCACGTCGTGATGCGCACCGAGGCGGTGTGGCCGCCGGAGGAGCCCACGACCTACCTCACCCACGTCGTGGTGCTCCTGGCGATCGGGGCGGGGCTCCGGCTGCTCCGGGTCCGCGGCCCCCTCGAGGCGGCGGCGAGCCTGCCGGTCCGGCTGGCCAGGCAGTCGGGCCGCGCAGCGCCTCAGCGCAGCGGCACGAACCGATAG
- a CDS encoding dicarboxylate/amino acid:cation symporter, translating to MNWYDLAALAVVAMLILGLHLARRRIGFTARTLLAIPLGVAVGVGFQGHVEYVEPIGSIYVNGLMALVGPLIIVSILSSVTGFGTAGTLRRVGLRSVGWLVLTTGIAIVLTLGVALSLGVGRGAELGGGSDVDTESLSRIVRPVPDVVVDFFPKNIVGDLADGKVIPVIIFTLLIAVAYAAVAGREPQVVEPVTRLIEAARVIIYRVVGYVIALTPYAVLGLTTVAVSDAAGNRAALWSLIGLLGISYLLCFVDAYLVNGVLLRVAADVNPLTWFRSFLPAQTTAFTTQSSIGTLPVTTDVLTHRIGVPREIAGFTAPLGANLGMPGCAAIWPLLVAIWGINATGMAYGAADYAVLAVLCLLVSLGTAGVPGTATITTTTVLAAAGLPLEFLALTLPISTVADMARTLTNVTAAGVATTIVARREGRLDDAVFLSRGVVTTTEVPTDQDGHREPLPEHESEHEHEHESDTEHESDTEPRRPALAP from the coding sequence GTGAACTGGTACGACCTGGCGGCCCTTGCGGTCGTCGCCATGCTCATCCTCGGCCTGCATCTCGCCCGTCGCCGCATCGGCTTCACCGCCCGCACCCTCCTCGCGATCCCGCTCGGCGTCGCGGTCGGCGTGGGCTTCCAGGGGCACGTCGAGTACGTCGAGCCGATCGGCAGCATCTACGTCAACGGGCTCATGGCCCTCGTGGGGCCGCTCATCATCGTCTCGATCCTCTCCAGCGTGACGGGGTTCGGCACGGCAGGGACCCTGCGCCGGGTGGGCCTTCGGTCGGTCGGCTGGCTGGTCCTCACCACCGGGATCGCGATCGTCCTCACTCTCGGCGTCGCGCTCAGCCTCGGCGTCGGACGCGGCGCCGAGCTCGGTGGGGGCAGCGACGTCGACACCGAGTCGCTCAGCCGCATCGTGCGGCCGGTGCCGGACGTGGTGGTCGACTTCTTCCCGAAGAACATCGTCGGGGACCTCGCCGACGGCAAGGTGATCCCGGTCATCATCTTCACGCTGCTGATCGCGGTCGCCTACGCGGCCGTCGCCGGTCGCGAGCCCCAGGTCGTCGAGCCGGTGACCCGGTTGATCGAGGCCGCCCGGGTGATCATCTACCGCGTCGTGGGCTACGTCATCGCCCTCACGCCGTACGCCGTGCTCGGCCTGACCACGGTCGCGGTCTCCGACGCCGCGGGCAACCGTGCGGCCCTGTGGTCGTTGATCGGCCTGCTCGGCATCAGCTACCTGCTCTGCTTCGTCGACGCCTACCTCGTCAACGGCGTGCTGCTCCGCGTCGCGGCCGACGTCAACCCCCTGACGTGGTTCCGGTCGTTCCTGCCCGCACAGACCACTGCCTTCACCACCCAGAGCAGCATCGGCACCCTCCCGGTGACGACCGACGTGCTCACGCACCGCATCGGCGTCCCGCGTGAGATCGCCGGCTTCACCGCCCCGCTGGGCGCCAACCTCGGCATGCCCGGCTGTGCCGCGATCTGGCCGCTCCTGGTGGCGATCTGGGGGATCAACGCCACAGGCATGGCGTACGGCGCCGCCGACTACGCGGTGCTGGCCGTGCTGTGCCTGCTGGTCTCGCTCGGCACCGCAGGGGTTCCCGGCACCGCGACGATCACCACCACGACGGTGCTCGCGGCAGCCGGTCTGCCGCTCGAGTTCCTCGCGCTGACCCTGCCCATCAGCACCGTCGCCGACATGGCCCGCACCCTGACCAACGTCACCGCCGCCGGCGTGGCGACCACGATCGTGGCCCGACGCGAGGGCCGCCTGGACGACGCCGTCTTCCTCAGCCGGGGCGTGGTCACGACGACCGAGGTGCCGACCGACCAGGACGGGCACCGCGAACCCCTCCCCGAGCACGAGTCCGAGCACGAGCACGAGCACGAGTCCGACACCGAGCACGAGTCCGACACCGAGCCGCGCCGCCCGGCGCTGGCCCCCTGA
- a CDS encoding acyl-CoA dehydrogenase family protein produces MSNFTETEERQELRRQVARLASGYGRDWFVERARSGEKTTELWLEIAKAGYLGINIPEEYGGGGGGIGDVAAVCEELAAQGCPLLMMVVSPAICGTVIARYGTEEQKQQWLPGICDGTATMAFAITEPDAGTNSHNITTTARRDGDEWVLKGQKIYISGVDEAANVLVVARAEDARTGKLKPCLFVVPTDAAGLEYTAIPMEIVSPEKQFQVFIDDVRLPREALVGDEDGGLVQLFAGLNPERIMAASFSTGLARHALAKASSYAKERTVFKAPIGSHQAIAHPLATAHIENELARLMTQKASALVDAGDDMAAGEAANMAKYAAAEAAVHAVDAAVQTHGGNGITQEYGMAGLLVAARAGRIAPVSREMILNFVAMHSLGLPKSY; encoded by the coding sequence ATGAGCAACTTCACCGAGACCGAGGAGCGTCAGGAGCTGCGCCGCCAGGTGGCACGGCTGGCGAGCGGCTACGGACGCGACTGGTTCGTCGAGCGCGCCCGCTCGGGCGAGAAGACCACCGAGCTGTGGCTCGAGATCGCCAAGGCGGGCTACCTCGGCATCAACATCCCGGAGGAGTACGGCGGCGGGGGCGGCGGCATCGGCGACGTGGCCGCGGTCTGCGAGGAGCTCGCCGCGCAGGGCTGCCCGCTGCTGATGATGGTCGTCAGCCCGGCGATCTGCGGCACCGTCATCGCCCGCTACGGCACCGAGGAGCAGAAGCAGCAGTGGCTGCCAGGGATCTGCGACGGCACCGCCACGATGGCCTTCGCGATCACCGAGCCCGACGCCGGCACGAACTCGCACAACATCACGACCACCGCCCGCCGTGACGGCGACGAGTGGGTGCTCAAGGGCCAGAAGATCTACATCTCCGGCGTCGACGAGGCCGCCAACGTGCTCGTCGTGGCGCGCGCGGAGGACGCGAGGACGGGCAAGCTCAAGCCCTGCCTCTTCGTCGTGCCGACCGACGCGGCCGGTCTCGAGTACACCGCGATCCCGATGGAGATCGTCAGCCCCGAGAAGCAGTTCCAGGTCTTCATCGACGACGTCCGGCTCCCGCGCGAGGCGCTGGTCGGCGACGAGGACGGCGGCCTGGTGCAGCTGTTCGCAGGCCTCAACCCAGAGCGGATCATGGCGGCCTCCTTCTCGACCGGCCTGGCCCGCCACGCCCTCGCCAAGGCGTCGTCGTACGCCAAGGAGCGCACCGTCTTCAAGGCCCCGATCGGCTCCCACCAGGCCATCGCCCACCCGCTCGCGACGGCCCACATCGAGAACGAGCTCGCCCGGCTGATGACCCAGAAGGCGTCCGCGCTGGTCGACGCCGGCGACGACATGGCGGCCGGCGAGGCCGCCAACATGGCGAAGTACGCCGCTGCCGAGGCCGCCGTGCACGCGGTCGACGCGGCAGTGCAGACCCACGGCGGCAACGGCATCACGCAGGAGTACGGCATGGCCGGTCTGCTGGTCGCCGCCCGCGCCGGCCGGATCGCCCCGGTCAGCCGGGAGATGATCCTCAACTTCGTCGCGATGCACAGCCTGGGGCTGCCGAAGTCCTACTGA